The sequence TCGAGGCTCCCAGAAAGGGAGTTTTCCTTTTGTACAGTGGGCAAAAAGCTCGTCATCACTCCATTCATATTTATGTCTGTTTACGCCACGGGATGCTTTAGCTTCGTATTGTCTTGAATCTTCCTCATAAACGACATGACACTCGCTGGGTGGTAAAGAGGACACACTACAGCGACCATTGGAATCAAGTACTCCACTACCGATTTCAGCATTATTCCCGTCAAAAACCTTAAACTTCGCATTCGCAAGAGGTTCACCATCAGGATAGCGACACTCAATATCTAGCGTATACGTCCCTTCTTGGTCTTCTGTTACAGAAACCGAAGGGTTTTGCGCGCCGCCAAGACACATGGTGTTGGCTTTGTTCATAGTCATCTGGTCAGAAAGGCGGCATACACCGACACCTTCGAACTTAACGGTAGGAGAAGCTGATATGAATTCGGCCTCGGCTTCAATAGTGCCAGAAGCTACGCCCTTTTTATCACCACCAGCATCGCCAGTACTGGCACTGAATTTACTTCCTTTGATAGCAATGCTGTTACCACCATCCATAGAAACGGTCGTGGTGCCTCCCGCCAAATCGGCGGACTTTGCATTATTACCATAAGGGATAGGAACAACAGGTTTGCCGACTGTTGTTAAACAAACATCAGGAAGTGTTGCGTTCGCTTCTCCTCCTGAGCCTTGATGAACTACGCTGAGTCCATTAGCACAAACTGTTACGCCCATAGTAAATCCAATTAAATTCCAATAGATGTATGATAAGAGAGATTGCTTGCTGCAATCTCTCTAAGTACGTAGTGAAAATGAAGGATGAGACTGTTACTTCGATTCTATTTTTAAAAACGGACAGAAGATCTCACAATTAATCTGATGCTACTGATACACATCCAGAAGCTGCTGAAATTTTAGGTCAATAACCAAGTAAGTCGCGGCATACATAACGCCAAAGATGACAGTACTGACGCCAAGAATTAACTTAGGGGAAATAACCCGTTTGAGCGGTTTTTTTAAGTACTTCGCCTTTAAGTTAACTAACGTTACTTTTTCCTGTTCAGCTAAACGTTCGTCTCGGACTAAGCGATAGATAGTATTTCCTATCTCTGAAAGCTTTTCGTTACCACGCTCTTCTCGACCGTACTTGCCTTTGAACCCAAGTTGAAGCAATAAATAAAGGAATTCGATAACGTGTCTATATTTTCGTGGATCAGCTTTCAAGCGCTCTAAAATAGTAAAAAACTTATCGCCGCCAGATGTCTCGTTATGGAACTCCGACAATAAGCTATTGGTACTCCAATGGCTGTTGGCTCCCCACTCTTGCCGACATACAGATTCATCTATTGCAGCACATAAGCAATAGCGTATAACCAGTATTGATGCCCGATCCAACTCCATTTCATTGAGCTTTCGTTCGCCTTTGCGAATTTCTCGTGCAACTTGTTCTCTAAAAGGGCCCGGATCGTCTAGCCAAGGGATCGAAGACATGCATGAGAGGC comes from Vibrio bathopelagicus and encodes:
- the icmH gene encoding type IVB secretion system protein IcmH/DotU; this encodes MSYAENDVTVVLFQPEPGKPMEVMPAPDLSRNIAVRDLNVESMGVNPLVDQFTWLIASLSCMSSIPWLDDPGPFREQVAREIRKGERKLNEMELDRASILVIRYCLCAAIDESVCRQEWGANSHWSTNSLLSEFHNETSGGDKFFTILERLKADPRKYRHVIEFLYLLLQLGFKGKYGREERGNEKLSEIGNTIYRLVRDERLAEQEKVTLVNLKAKYLKKPLKRVISPKLILGVSTVIFGVMYAATYLVIDLKFQQLLDVYQ